From the uncultured Trichococcus sp. genome, one window contains:
- a CDS encoding class II fructose-bisphosphate aldolase, whose protein sequence is MYKNLKEVTAMAEELNMTIGAFNTHNLEMLPEMIRAAKEMGSPIIIQTSIDTAKYIGYKVLVAVVKELAEDEMVDVALHLDHARDFNEIKAAIDAGFSSVMYDGSHLPFKENIAKTRAVVEYAHAHGVSVEGELGTIGGTEEGISVAENDKVYTKPEDAIEFVEKTGVDALAIAIGTNHGQFKSKTDVNIPLLKEINAVVDVPLVIHGGTGVKEEDYPELINNGIRKFNVGTELLVNWNKEAKDCFSTTELNKSLRHNVIPANMKVKEIVKHKIGLFMNVDSPLKIG, encoded by the coding sequence ATGTATAAAAATTTAAAAGAAGTTACCGCAATGGCAGAGGAACTGAATATGACAATTGGGGCGTTCAACACGCACAACCTGGAAATGTTACCAGAAATGATTCGGGCAGCAAAAGAAATGGGCAGCCCGATCATTATTCAAACGAGTATCGATACCGCGAAATATATCGGCTATAAAGTCCTCGTTGCTGTAGTCAAAGAACTAGCAGAAGACGAGATGGTTGATGTAGCTCTACATTTGGATCACGCAAGAGATTTCAATGAAATCAAGGCAGCAATTGATGCGGGATTTTCAAGCGTAATGTATGACGGTTCGCATTTGCCATTCAAAGAGAACATCGCGAAGACAAGAGCCGTCGTGGAATATGCCCATGCCCATGGCGTTTCTGTAGAAGGTGAACTCGGTACAATCGGCGGAACAGAAGAAGGCATCTCAGTTGCGGAAAACGACAAAGTTTACACGAAACCAGAGGATGCCATTGAGTTTGTTGAAAAAACGGGTGTGGATGCTTTAGCCATCGCAATCGGAACGAACCACGGCCAGTTCAAATCCAAAACAGATGTTAATATCCCCTTGCTTAAAGAAATCAATGCCGTAGTTGATGTGCCTTTAGTCATCCATGGCGGTACCGGCGTGAAGGAAGAAGATTATCCGGAGCTTATCAACAACGGCATCCGTAAATTTAACGTAGGTACTGAATTATTAGTTAACTGGAATAAAGAGGCAAAAGACTGTTTCAGCACCACAGAGTTGAACAAATCACTCAGACACAATGTCATCCCTGCGAACATGAAAGTGAAAGAGATTGTAAAACATAAAATTGGATTATTTATGAATGTAGATAGTCCATTAAAGATAGGCTAG
- a CDS encoding tetratricopeptide repeat protein yields MFNFFGKKKEKVQAAQEKIQLSDERISELRDVIETTTAEIKEIDPADTNKNELLASLHEKLGLAYAELGEDDQALALLEKSLDYKLTIGDGYKKLMSIYNAKRAEAARNGSDAGIEEYMGKMDNMRQIAKKVTISGSK; encoded by the coding sequence ATGTTTAACTTTTTTGGAAAAAAGAAGGAAAAAGTTCAAGCAGCACAAGAAAAAATTCAACTATCTGATGAGCGCATCTCTGAATTACGGGATGTAATCGAAACAACCACTGCAGAAATCAAAGAAATTGATCCAGCAGATACAAATAAAAATGAATTGTTGGCGTCCTTGCATGAAAAATTAGGATTGGCTTATGCCGAATTGGGTGAGGATGATCAAGCACTTGCGCTGTTAGAAAAGAGTTTGGATTACAAATTGACGATTGGGGACGGCTACAAAAAATTGATGAGCATCTACAATGCGAAACGAGCGGAGGCAGCCCGCAACGGCAGTGATGCAGGCATCGAAGAATACATGGGGAAAATGGATAACATGAGACAGATTGCTAAGAAAGTAACCATATCGGGATCAAAATAA
- a CDS encoding PTS sugar transporter subunit IIC gives MGVVNFIIDNVLTQASITIALIAMMGLLLQKKATGQVISGTLKTLLGFQVLSAGSSIIVGSLIYFGEIFTAGFNMQGIIPSIEAINGQAMNELGLGRDIALTFLAIFVFNILIARFTKWKYIFLTGQAILWMATMTTVFGFFAGLRGITLVLVGGLVGGIFAVAMPAIAQPIIRIVTGSNDIALGHFCTIGYLFEAGVAKIFGEKGENKKSIEDIKLPESFEFLQDTYLSVMVVMVPLYVITAAFAGPGVGDPGAQHYLMFAFLQAIQFVVGVYVLLAGVRLLLGEIVPAFRGIAMKLVPDAIPALDCPVFFPYSPNAVILGFITTTIGTIIAMFTLPVFGLAMILPGMLTNFFAGGTAGIFGNAVGGRRGAIIGGIAHGFFITLLPALLVTIFNSMGFINATATDVDTVAAALLYAWILSPILKAF, from the coding sequence ATGGGTGTTGTAAATTTTATTATTGATAACGTTCTCACGCAAGCTTCAATTACGATTGCTTTAATTGCTATGATGGGTTTATTGCTTCAGAAAAAAGCGACTGGCCAGGTCATATCAGGTACTTTAAAAACATTGCTTGGCTTCCAAGTATTGAGTGCGGGTTCCAGTATCATCGTAGGCAGCTTGATTTACTTTGGGGAGATATTTACAGCGGGCTTCAATATGCAGGGTATTATCCCATCGATTGAAGCCATCAACGGTCAAGCCATGAACGAACTGGGACTAGGCCGAGATATTGCTCTTACTTTCTTAGCTATCTTCGTATTTAATATTCTGATTGCTCGTTTCACTAAATGGAAATATATCTTCTTAACCGGTCAAGCTATTCTATGGATGGCAACCATGACCACTGTATTTGGATTCTTTGCAGGCTTAAGAGGTATTACGTTAGTTCTGGTTGGTGGTCTAGTCGGTGGTATCTTTGCGGTAGCGATGCCAGCAATTGCCCAGCCTATCATCCGCATCGTCACTGGATCAAATGACATCGCTCTGGGGCACTTCTGTACTATTGGTTATTTATTCGAAGCCGGCGTTGCTAAGATTTTTGGCGAAAAAGGCGAAAACAAAAAATCGATTGAGGATATCAAATTACCTGAATCGTTTGAATTCCTGCAAGATACTTATCTCTCTGTAATGGTAGTTATGGTTCCTTTATATGTCATCACAGCAGCCTTTGCTGGTCCTGGTGTAGGCGATCCTGGAGCTCAGCATTACTTGATGTTCGCATTCCTGCAAGCCATCCAATTCGTTGTTGGGGTATATGTATTGTTAGCCGGTGTACGTTTATTGCTTGGAGAAATCGTACCAGCATTCAGAGGTATTGCAATGAAATTGGTTCCTGATGCTATCCCTGCATTGGATTGTCCAGTATTCTTCCCATATTCTCCAAACGCGGTAATTTTGGGGTTCATCACAACAACAATCGGTACAATTATTGCAATGTTCACCCTGCCAGTATTCGGACTAGCAATGATTTTGCCAGGGATGCTGACGAACTTCTTCGCTGGTGGTACAGCAGGTATCTTCGGTAATGCTGTAGGCGGTCGCAGAGGAGCGATCATTGGTGGTATTGCCCATGGCTTCTTCATTACATTATTGCCGGCACTCCTGGTGACAATCTTCAACAGCATGGGATTCATAAACGCTACAGCAACAGACGTTGATACAGTCGCAGCTGCATTGTTGTACGCATGGATCTTGAGCCCAATCTTAAAGGCGTTCTAA
- a CDS encoding PTS sugar transporter subunit IIB, giving the protein MGKKVNILFVCGAGLGSSFAAQMAAEDVLNIHNVKAKLDHVDISSAASLQPDIIITAQNFKSQFEKFSIDETKTAIVYLKNIVSKSEIEEKLLPVLEAKGAL; this is encoded by the coding sequence ATGGGTAAAAAAGTAAATATTTTATTCGTGTGTGGAGCAGGTCTAGGTAGTAGCTTTGCAGCACAAATGGCAGCCGAGGATGTATTGAACATCCACAACGTAAAAGCGAAATTGGATCATGTAGATATATCCAGTGCGGCATCCCTGCAACCAGACATCATCATTACAGCTCAAAATTTTAAGTCCCAGTTCGAAAAATTCAGCATTGATGAAACAAAGACAGCCATTGTTTACTTGAAAAATATCGTATCCAAATCTGAAATTGAAGAAAAACTTTTACCGGTTCTGGAAGCCAAAGGCGCACTATAA
- a CDS encoding PTS sugar transporter subunit IIA, whose protein sequence is MRDRSLELLRKFVISDFPVSIETLCEEFKLSQRTLRSEIKNLNDYLVDNEFPIVETIRGKGFLLTLSKSQTIDLTALAGSDLKDEFYSRDERILDLVLDIALGKNKVFLYQKEEEYQISKSTLDEDMRRLRTLLKEYGVEVLSIPKQGLVFEAKERIIRTMLYSLVNKAIDNVALIDNIKNQSTVQQIIFKYIPMGIINKINELYDQSISSSEETLYRKNRILFTGIWMVRYNMGFYVKNTDWVRTTENAPNGLHVFVTAIFERFGLSPDKNEFNYLVFMLNTFNSKDMNNSVEWAQAQILSIQLIQYVENATKIPFSKKEAALQEGLYKHIGGLLNRLRYDTQFSNPMKDNIKSNYGEIYKAVEGFSKVMSTTLNKEITEDEVAFLTIHFSTSLSELNQEIEYCYRAVVICNHGVATGKLLAENLKELFNIEVLAVLSSRETELINKLDVDLVFATVPISEVLKPLLVIDPIIKRESKEVIYSFLNQNSDCKRLISRHENATQMFSSILNLMEKQDIKITKEIYGDVEEIFRKNSLSFNTREIQPMIKDILKDTDIIIQAKASGWEDSIKLVSQPLLADGTITDQYVTAMIDTVKEFGPYIVIGPHLALAHARPEEGANRLGLSVATLKEPVIFGHEINDPVKIIFCLSAIDSFSHLNIMKNLIDLINDEEKIDQLAEVTSEEEFKQLLFGN, encoded by the coding sequence ATGAGAGATAGATCATTAGAACTATTGAGAAAATTTGTTATATCTGATTTTCCGGTTAGCATAGAGACATTATGCGAGGAGTTCAAGTTAAGTCAGAGGACTTTGAGGAGTGAGATAAAGAACTTAAATGATTACTTGGTGGATAATGAATTTCCTATCGTAGAGACCATTAGAGGAAAGGGATTTCTATTGACGCTAAGTAAAAGTCAAACGATTGATTTAACGGCCCTTGCTGGGAGTGATTTAAAAGACGAATTTTACAGCAGGGATGAAAGGATACTCGATTTAGTTCTGGACATCGCACTAGGGAAGAATAAAGTCTTTCTGTACCAAAAGGAAGAGGAATACCAAATATCTAAGAGCACGTTAGATGAAGACATGAGGAGGTTAAGAACGTTATTAAAAGAATACGGCGTTGAGGTATTGAGTATACCGAAACAAGGTTTAGTTTTTGAAGCGAAGGAAAGAATTATCCGAACCATGCTGTACTCTCTGGTCAACAAGGCTATCGATAACGTTGCTCTGATAGATAACATAAAGAATCAATCTACAGTACAGCAGATTATTTTCAAATATATTCCTATGGGAATCATAAATAAAATCAATGAATTGTACGATCAATCCATTTCTTCCAGTGAAGAAACTTTGTACCGAAAAAATCGTATCCTGTTTACTGGCATTTGGATGGTCAGGTACAACATGGGATTTTATGTTAAGAATACAGATTGGGTAAGAACTACGGAAAATGCGCCCAATGGCTTACATGTTTTTGTAACCGCTATTTTCGAAAGGTTCGGATTATCGCCGGATAAAAATGAATTCAACTACTTGGTATTCATGCTGAATACATTCAATTCTAAGGACATGAACAACTCAGTCGAGTGGGCGCAGGCTCAAATCCTGTCCATACAGCTGATTCAATACGTCGAGAATGCAACAAAAATACCATTCTCCAAGAAAGAAGCGGCTTTACAGGAAGGCTTGTATAAACATATCGGAGGTTTGTTGAATCGGCTCCGCTATGACACTCAATTCTCTAATCCGATGAAAGACAACATCAAAAGCAATTATGGCGAAATTTACAAAGCAGTTGAAGGATTTTCGAAAGTAATGAGCACAACCTTGAATAAAGAAATTACTGAAGATGAAGTCGCATTTCTGACTATCCACTTTTCAACATCGCTAAGTGAATTGAACCAGGAGATTGAATATTGTTATCGGGCGGTAGTCATTTGCAACCATGGTGTGGCTACTGGAAAGCTCTTGGCGGAAAATCTGAAAGAGCTGTTTAATATTGAAGTTCTTGCCGTCCTTAGTTCTAGAGAAACCGAATTGATCAATAAGCTGGATGTGGATTTGGTGTTTGCCACTGTACCCATTTCAGAGGTGTTAAAACCGCTGTTGGTAATCGATCCAATAATCAAGCGGGAGAGCAAAGAAGTTATATACAGCTTCTTAAATCAAAATTCTGATTGTAAAAGGTTAATCAGTCGCCACGAAAATGCGACGCAGATGTTCTCATCCATACTTAACCTGATGGAGAAGCAGGACATCAAGATTACCAAAGAGATTTATGGAGACGTGGAAGAAATTTTCAGAAAAAATAGTTTGTCATTCAATACAAGGGAGATTCAGCCTATGATCAAAGACATTTTGAAGGATACGGATATCATAATCCAAGCTAAAGCGAGTGGATGGGAAGATTCGATAAAACTTGTTTCCCAGCCGTTGCTTGCTGATGGGACAATAACAGATCAGTATGTAACAGCAATGATAGACACAGTTAAGGAGTTTGGCCCCTATATTGTAATTGGTCCACATCTTGCTTTAGCGCATGCGCGACCGGAAGAGGGAGCTAACAGGCTTGGCTTGAGTGTAGCAACTTTAAAAGAGCCAGTGATCTTTGGGCACGAAATCAATGATCCGGTTAAAATTATTTTCTGCTTATCAGCCATTGACTCATTTTCCCATTTGAACATTATGAAGAACCTGATTGATCTGATTAATGATGAGGAAAAAATCGATCAATTGGCGGAGGTGACATCTGAAGAGGAATTCAAGCAACTGCTGTTTGGTAATTAG
- a CDS encoding MalY/PatB family protein, whose translation MDFNQSISRINTGSVKWDMVESVYGSKDLLPLWIADMDFMVSPKIIEAIEKETSKGVFGYKSPSESLKKAIINWQSKQHNYQPDSSSIIFSPAVVPSICTAIQTYSEEEEAVLIHDPVYPPFASSVLNNNRELVTSSLVYNDGEYSIDFDDVEEKMMTREIKMYIFCNPHNPGGRVWKYEELKEVVALCKKYDVVLISDEIHQDIVFKPNKFTSMLTIDGSEDFTIALTAPTKTFNLAGLKCSYAFIPNQSLRERFVQTQAKNSGPDLHLEMNSIGLTATEIALNNGELWLQQVIQHFDEQFDIVEEFLKNEIPNLKFKKPEGTYLAWLDFSELGLDDEQLMDLLVNEGKVALNAGCAYGEGGSRFMRLNIATSRERLLEGLNRIKKSVYHIDNKIAL comes from the coding sequence ATGGATTTTAATCAATCGATTAGTCGGATAAATACAGGTAGCGTTAAATGGGATATGGTTGAATCTGTGTATGGGAGTAAGGACTTACTCCCACTTTGGATTGCTGATATGGATTTCATGGTTTCACCGAAAATCATTGAAGCCATTGAAAAGGAGACCTCTAAAGGGGTATTTGGATACAAAAGCCCATCTGAATCTTTAAAGAAAGCAATTATTAATTGGCAATCTAAGCAACATAATTATCAGCCCGATAGTTCATCTATAATATTCTCACCAGCAGTGGTTCCATCTATTTGTACAGCGATTCAAACCTATTCGGAGGAAGAAGAAGCCGTGTTGATTCATGATCCTGTATACCCTCCGTTTGCAAGCTCTGTATTAAATAACAATCGTGAACTAGTGACAAGTAGTCTGGTTTATAATGATGGAGAATACAGTATTGATTTTGATGACGTTGAGGAAAAAATGATGACCAGAGAAATCAAAATGTACATCTTTTGTAACCCGCACAATCCTGGAGGGAGAGTTTGGAAATACGAGGAACTTAAGGAAGTTGTGGCTTTATGCAAAAAGTATGATGTAGTTTTAATTAGTGATGAAATACATCAAGATATCGTTTTTAAACCAAATAAATTTACAAGTATGCTGACAATAGATGGATCAGAAGATTTTACAATTGCTTTAACAGCTCCGACAAAGACATTTAATTTAGCAGGACTCAAGTGTTCCTATGCATTTATTCCCAATCAATCGTTACGAGAGAGGTTTGTTCAGACACAAGCAAAAAACAGTGGCCCTGATTTGCATTTAGAAATGAACTCGATTGGACTGACTGCAACAGAAATAGCTCTAAATAATGGAGAATTATGGCTACAACAAGTGATTCAACATTTTGATGAGCAATTTGATATTGTAGAAGAATTTCTAAAGAATGAAATACCCAACTTGAAGTTTAAAAAACCTGAAGGAACATATTTGGCTTGGTTGGATTTTTCAGAGCTTGGGTTAGATGATGAGCAGTTGATGGACCTACTTGTAAATGAAGGAAAGGTAGCTCTAAATGCAGGTTGTGCATATGGTGAAGGGGGGAGTCGCTTTATGCGTTTAAACATTGCAACTTCCCGTGAAAGACTACTTGAAGGCCTTAATCGTATAAAAAAATCAGTCTATCATATTGATAATAAAATTGCTCTGTAA
- a CDS encoding glucose 1-dehydrogenase, whose protein sequence is MGMDLSQELSFVGRTALITGSTRGIGFEIAKTLYFKGANIVIVGRDQDKVDLTVQKLVNEKGLGIVEGFSLDISDSKKIPEFIEHVVSCFGSIDILVNNAAMDYKAGFLEINEKSIDDVFSTNVKGLLLLTQSISKVMIEKSTKGNIINIASIAANEIIPDHLIYGMTKAAVIYLTKGIAVELGKYDIRVNAIAPGSISTQMTEEKYADRTRLQELQNRLPLSRRGDVGEIAATVLYLASELSSYVTGQCIVVDGGWLVSPHKY, encoded by the coding sequence ATGGGTATGGATCTATCGCAAGAGCTATCTTTTGTAGGAAGAACCGCTCTGATAACTGGTAGTACAAGAGGGATTGGATTTGAGATTGCAAAGACTCTGTATTTTAAAGGGGCTAATATTGTAATTGTTGGGAGAGATCAAGATAAAGTTGATTTAACGGTACAGAAGCTTGTCAATGAAAAAGGTTTGGGAATAGTTGAAGGGTTCAGCTTAGATATTTCGGATAGTAAAAAAATCCCGGAATTTATTGAACATGTTGTCTCATGCTTCGGATCAATTGATATTTTGGTAAATAATGCGGCTATGGATTATAAAGCAGGTTTCTTAGAAATAAATGAAAAATCAATAGATGATGTTTTTTCTACTAATGTAAAGGGGCTTTTACTGCTGACGCAATCTATATCAAAAGTAATGATAGAGAAAAGTACTAAAGGGAACATCATAAATATTGCTTCCATTGCGGCAAATGAAATAATACCGGATCATTTAATCTATGGGATGACTAAAGCTGCCGTGATTTATTTGACGAAAGGCATAGCAGTGGAACTTGGCAAGTATGATATTCGTGTGAACGCTATTGCGCCTGGAAGTATATCAACTCAAATGACAGAAGAAAAGTATGCGGATAGAACTAGATTACAAGAACTTCAAAATCGCTTACCACTCTCGAGGAGAGGTGACGTAGGGGAAATTGCTGCTACAGTGCTATATTTAGCATCAGAGTTATCCAGTTATGTAACGGGTCAATGTATAGTAGTAGATGGAGGCTGGCTAGTTAGCCCTCATAAATATTAA
- a CDS encoding amino acid ABC transporter ATP-binding protein: MLRVQNLYKSFQNHEVLKGVSIDVKKGDVVVILGPSGSGKTTFLRSLNFLEHADKGTLTLEGMEYDIPTITKKEIYDIRKKTAFVFQNYNLFQNKTALENITEGLIIGRKVPKREAIEIAEEMLEKVGLLDRKDYYPIQLSGGQQQRVGIARALAVKPDVILFDEPTSALDPELISDVLSVMEQLANEGTTMVVVTHEMSFARDVANHVVFMDGGVILEEGTPDEIFNHPKELRTQAFLSRILKAV; the protein is encoded by the coding sequence ATGCTAAGAGTACAAAATTTATATAAGAGTTTTCAAAATCACGAAGTGTTAAAAGGAGTTAGTATTGATGTGAAAAAAGGTGACGTTGTAGTAATTCTTGGTCCAAGCGGATCAGGAAAAACCACTTTTTTACGCTCTTTGAATTTTTTGGAACATGCTGACAAAGGTACTTTAACTTTAGAGGGTATGGAATATGACATTCCAACTATTACAAAAAAAGAAATTTATGATATTCGAAAAAAGACAGCATTTGTATTTCAGAACTATAACCTATTTCAAAATAAGACAGCACTAGAAAATATCACGGAAGGATTAATAATTGGAAGGAAAGTCCCAAAAAGAGAGGCAATAGAAATTGCTGAGGAAATGCTAGAAAAAGTAGGACTTCTTGATCGTAAGGATTATTACCCAATTCAACTTTCCGGAGGACAGCAACAACGTGTGGGGATTGCACGAGCCTTGGCAGTAAAACCCGATGTTATTCTGTTCGATGAACCTACTTCTGCGCTTGATCCCGAGTTAATTTCAGATGTTTTATCTGTTATGGAACAACTTGCCAATGAAGGCACCACAATGGTGGTTGTTACTCATGAAATGAGTTTTGCGCGAGATGTTGCTAATCATGTAGTTTTTATGGATGGTGGAGTTATCCTTGAAGAAGGAACACCTGATGAAATATTTAATCATCCGAAGGAATTAAGAACTCAGGCTTTCCTATCACGAATATTAAAAGCAGTTTAG
- a CDS encoding amino acid ABC transporter permease has protein sequence MDLQYMLDTFLLTLQGIPNTLIITFGSIFIAAPIAFSFSLIRFYNVPVVSQIIKIYISMLRATPLILLIMIFYSFLPSFLNVMFKKLNWNIDIFAIEPIFLAMLVFVIVVTGSLTEVFRSALLTVDKGQLEAGVATGLTVFQTFRRIIIPQAIVSAIPPLCNLVITVIKGTSLVFVMTVKDVTAIAKVQAAFGYRYTESYVVIFIMYIILCSVIQIIFKNIEDRIIWRKREHPIGGKKVSKLVERKIADAKSTKFI, from the coding sequence ATGGACTTACAATATATGTTAGATACCTTTTTATTAACATTGCAAGGTATACCAAATACTCTAATCATAACATTTGGCTCTATTTTTATTGCTGCTCCGATTGCATTTTCTTTCAGTCTGATTCGTTTTTATAACGTCCCTGTAGTCAGTCAAATCATTAAAATATATATTTCTATGCTGCGTGCAACGCCACTAATTTTACTGATTATGATTTTTTATAGTTTTCTTCCTAGTTTTCTTAATGTGATGTTTAAAAAACTTAATTGGAATATAGATATATTTGCAATAGAACCCATATTTCTGGCTATGCTTGTTTTTGTGATTGTGGTGACGGGGAGTTTGACTGAAGTTTTTCGTTCAGCATTATTGACGGTTGATAAGGGCCAGTTGGAAGCTGGAGTTGCTACAGGGTTAACTGTTTTTCAAACATTTCGGAGAATTATTATCCCACAGGCAATTGTATCGGCAATTCCCCCTCTATGTAATTTGGTTATAACTGTAATTAAAGGAACTTCATTAGTTTTTGTAATGACAGTTAAGGATGTTACGGCTATTGCAAAGGTTCAAGCAGCGTTCGGTTATCGCTATACAGAAAGTTATGTAGTGATTTTTATCATGTATATCATATTGTGTTCAGTCATTCAGATTATCTTTAAGAATATTGAAGATAGAATAATTTGGAGAAAAAGAGAACATCCGATAGGTGGTAAGAAAGTATCTAAGCTGGTAGAAAGGAAGATTGCTGATGCTAAGAGTACAAAATTTATATAA
- a CDS encoding amino acid ABC transporter permease: MKPFHPEYVLEVLPKLLPFVSVTLIILFLSTLFGTINGVLLTRGMMAKNKVINSISHSIIFSLRCTPPIVMIFIIYYGVPKLLDLTVGIDINTWNKAVFLVIALMLIFSANAAEVFRAAYEAVPVGQKEAAVSSGLTDFQAFRRIILPQAAVIALPNYINTILILLKDGSLGYTIGIVDILGSGQTIISRNFGNYTLEIYLAAAIIYWCIAFLLESLSGFIERILSKGRKRFGKELA, translated from the coding sequence ATGAAACCATTTCATCCGGAATATGTGTTAGAAGTATTACCTAAACTACTTCCATTTGTTTCTGTTACATTAATAATACTTTTTTTAAGCACATTGTTTGGAACAATTAATGGGGTTCTTCTTACTAGAGGTATGATGGCCAAAAATAAAGTTATCAATTCGATATCGCATAGTATTATTTTCTCTCTCCGATGTACGCCTCCGATAGTCATGATTTTTATTATATATTACGGGGTTCCAAAGTTGCTCGATTTGACTGTAGGGATAGATATAAACACATGGAATAAAGCGGTATTTTTAGTAATCGCATTGATGCTGATCTTTTCGGCTAATGCTGCTGAAGTATTTCGTGCGGCATATGAAGCAGTTCCTGTTGGCCAAAAAGAAGCAGCGGTTAGCTCTGGGTTAACCGATTTTCAAGCGTTTAGGAGGATCATTCTACCACAAGCTGCTGTGATAGCACTTCCTAATTATATTAATACGATATTAATTTTATTAAAAGATGGCAGTTTGGGATATACCATTGGAATAGTTGATATCCTGGGATCTGGACAAACAATAATTTCGAGGAATTTTGGAAATTATACTCTAGAAATCTATTTAGCAGCTGCAATTATTTATTGGTGTATTGCATTTTTGCTAGAATCTCTCTCGGGATTTATTGAAAGAATATTATCAAAAGGCCGGAAGAGATTTGGAAAGGAGTTAGCATAG
- a CDS encoding IS1380 family transposase: MATLHEKKLQFNSKLTVSNTGGNLSTDSGLILVKEFMDSLNFSDLSKQHLEIEDKRLYHTHDNFSLMEQLIYQNIAGYSTDSSANLLKQDPIFKVVLDKSNLASQASLSRFWDRISEENISQLQELNQAMIDKVRLARNTTEMIFDLDSTHSDTYGNQEKTDYNAHYQTNGYHPLVAFDGLTGDFLKAELRSGNVYTSTGIGAFVEPLFEHYNQVVPVSNILVRGDSGFATPELYDLCEVYGSFFVIRLKANRNLSKLAESFIQIDDNHPWDKKEVVYSSTSYQAKSWSKERRVCIKSTREADELLFRHEYIITNYSNNVSAETVFRTYSKRGTMENFIKEAKNGFYFDKTDSPSFLENHARMMVSLLAYNIVNFMRTLCFTSGAASMQVDTIRLRLFKVAGKLVRTGRRLLLKLSSHHVHQELFYQVLGNIQQLCW, encoded by the coding sequence ATGGCTACATTACATGAAAAAAAGTTACAATTCAACTCTAAATTGACGGTTTCAAATACGGGTGGAAATCTATCCACCGACTCTGGGCTGATTCTCGTCAAAGAATTTATGGATTCCCTTAATTTTTCCGACCTATCAAAACAGCATCTGGAAATAGAGGACAAACGACTCTATCATACCCATGATAATTTTTCTTTGATGGAACAGTTGATTTATCAAAACATCGCCGGCTATTCGACCGATTCCTCCGCAAACCTGTTGAAGCAAGACCCTATTTTTAAGGTGGTTTTGGATAAATCCAATCTTGCCTCTCAGGCTTCACTTTCCCGATTCTGGGATCGCATAAGCGAAGAAAATATTTCTCAGCTGCAAGAGCTTAATCAAGCCATGATCGATAAGGTACGGTTGGCAAGAAATACGACGGAAATGATTTTCGACTTGGATTCGACCCATTCAGATACGTATGGAAACCAAGAGAAAACTGATTACAATGCGCATTATCAAACCAATGGCTACCATCCGTTAGTCGCTTTCGATGGATTGACGGGAGATTTCTTAAAAGCAGAACTTCGTTCTGGCAACGTCTACACGTCTACTGGCATTGGCGCTTTTGTGGAGCCGCTTTTTGAACATTATAACCAAGTGGTTCCTGTCAGCAATATTCTCGTCCGTGGAGATAGCGGGTTCGCTACTCCGGAACTTTACGATCTCTGCGAAGTTTATGGCAGCTTCTTTGTGATCCGCTTAAAAGCAAATCGAAACCTTTCGAAACTGGCGGAGAGCTTTATTCAGATTGATGACAATCATCCTTGGGATAAAAAAGAAGTCGTTTATTCTTCAACATCCTACCAAGCAAAAAGCTGGTCCAAAGAACGCCGCGTTTGTATCAAATCGACACGCGAAGCAGACGAGCTCCTATTCCGACATGAATACATCATCACCAACTACTCAAATAACGTCTCTGCGGAAACAGTCTTTCGGACGTACAGCAAACGTGGCACAATGGAAAACTTCATCAAAGAGGCGAAGAATGGCTTCTATTTTGATAAGACCGATAGCCCTTCATTTTTAGAGAATCACGCACGCATGATGGTAAGCCTGTTGGCTTACAACATCGTTAACTTTATGCGTACACTTTGTTTTACAAGCGGAGCGGCCAGCATGCAGGTGGACACAATCCGATTACGCCTCTTTAAGGTCGCAGGTAAACTAGTTCGAACAGGACGTAGACTACTGCTGAAACTCAGTTCTCATCATGTCCATCAGGAACTGTTCTATCAAGTCCTTGGAAATATCCAGCAACTCTGTTGGTAA